Genomic window (Dictyoglomus thermophilum H-6-12):
TCCATACCTATGTGGTTAAGTCTTTTTGATATTTCTTGACATTAAAGAGATTTTATATACAATAATAATTAATAAATTAAATAAAATATTTAAATCTAAAATAGGGGGTACTAAGAATGAGAAAGACTACTTTTTTTAGTATTTTTAATTTTTTTAATTGCTTTGAGTAGTATTTCTTGTTCTAAAAATCAGCCCCCTCCACCACCGCCTCCTGGAGATACTACTGGTAACGTTTATTATGTATCTCTTAATGGAAATGATAATAATCCTGGTACCTATGATCAACCTTGGAGAAATCCAGGCTATGCTTCAAGACAGCTAAAACCAGGCGATACATTAATAATTCTTGGAGGAACTTACATTTTACGACAGTATGACGATGATATAATAAAGCCACCCTCAGGAAATCCTAATGCATGGATAACCATAAAAGGACAAGAAAATAATAGACCAATCCTTGCAGGAAGAGAAGCTTTAGCTACCGCTATAGATCTTTCTGGTGTTTCTTATGTGAGGATTGAAAACCTTGAAATCACCCATGATCCTAATGCTCAAGGAGAAGCTGTATACTTTTGGGATGGTATTTTAATCCAAGGATCACCTGCCTCTCACATTATTTTAAAAGACCTTTATATTCATCATATAGATGGGATGGGTATGAATTTTCAGGATGTAGAGGACTTACAAATATTAAATTGTAATATTGAATATTGCGGATTTGGAGCAATTGGTGGACCAGAAGGAGCATATGGTGGTTGGAAAAATGTAAGAATTGAAAAATGTAGATTAGCATATAGTGGTCGTTACTATCAAGGAGTGTTTGATAATCCTGAAAATCCTTATGATAGGTCTGACGGCTTTGGAATTGAATCTTCAGAAGGACTAATCTACATTATAGATACTATAATAGCAGAATATAACAAGGGAGACGGCTTAGATTCTAAAGCAGAAAGGACATTAATTTCTGGATGTATAGTAGCAAATAATACTTGTGATGGAGTAAAGCTTTGGGGAGATGGAAGTAGAATTGAAAATACTCTTATTTATGGAAGAAGATATGGAGATCCTACTCCAGCACCATGGGCAGCTATTGTAATTAGTAGTGTATCTAGGTCAAACGCACGTTTTGAAATTGTAAATGTTACAGTAGATGATTGTGTTGGAGAAAACTATCTTATGTATTTCCAGTATCCTGATGAAAGTGATCCTAATACACTTTTACCTATCCCAGTATTACTGCGAAATAATATCTTCTGTGGAAGAGGGCCTGAATGTCCAATTTATATGGGAGAGTGTGTAACTCCTACTATAGATCATAACTTATTCTATTTTCCAAATTCGCTTTGGGTTTTGCAGCATGGAGAAAACCAATACACATCTCAGGATATTTCAAGTTTAGGTCCAGGGAATAAATATGGTGATCCTTTATTTGAAAATCCTGCCATATTGGGACAGGTAGGAGATTATCACTTACGGAATGGAAGCCCTGCAATTGATAGTGGTACCTCAGAAGGTGCACCCAATAAGGACTTAGATAAAAACTCGAGGCCTCAAGGGAATGGCTATGATATGGGTTGTTATGAGAGATAAATTGAAATTTTAAGGATAGGTTAAAATTTGATACTAATAAAAAAATCTAATTATCGAAGGGGAGAGAGATTGCAAATTCCAATTTCTCTCCCCTTTAATATGGAGTTGAGGTTTATACCCTTATCTTAAAACTTTTTTCCTTTTCAAGGTTTTTTAGAATAGGAAAAAAATAGGTTTAAGTGGTTTTAAATTTTTTATAGAAAAAAATAAGGTGGGGCTTTTTGCTCCCCACCTTAGCATAGATAATTTCCTTCTTTTTTATATTTTAATTCCTTAAGACTCTTGAATTAATTTTCTTATTGCTTCAAGAGCCTGCTCTGTGTTCATATTTCTTATATCCACACCTACATGTTTTATCCTGTCAAAACCTGCTTTTTCAAAGGCATCTCTAAACATTTTTGCTTGCATCTTAGGATCGCATCCTGCTATGTATAGTTTCTCTATACTATTTCCGTCTTTTGCTATTTGAGATAAGAAGTTATCTCCATCATCAGCACAAAGCTGTGGATGAATAGCCACAAAGTCTACAAGCCCCTCTCTTCTTAATGTATTTAAAATTTCAAAAATATTCATATTTTGGAATGAGGGGCAGGTCCCTTGACATACACAAAGAAGTAGTCCTTTCATTGTGCTTCACCTCCATCGGTGATAGTTTTAACTTTGTCTCCTACGAAGCTTATAGCTCCTGTAGGGCATGCGCCCTTAAGACATCCTTTGCAGAAATCCACACATTCCTCAGGCCTTACCACAACTGGTTTTCCATCTTGCACGTCGTATACTCCATGAGGACAAAAATTAACACAAGCAAGACAAGAAATGCATTTTTCATAATCAATAACTGGATACCAAGTCTTGGACATATTTTATAACCTCCTTATTTAATTTTAACCTCTTTTACTATTTCTTCCCATTTAGGGTGTTTTCTCATGACGCACTTGTTTTCTTCTCTTAGAGAGACTCTTAACTTAAGAAGTTCTTTAGCCTTTTCGAGATCTTCATTTTTAATAGATAAAATTGCATCGTATAAGTTTTTCAAAAACTCATCTTTAGCTCTTTTACTGAATATAAAACTCCTTTACTATTCTATTTTCTTCTACAAGATCTACCATTTTAAGCTCTTTCAAGTATTTAGATACGTTATAGTGAAATTCTTCAAGAGCGTCTGCAATTTCACAAACATAATATTCTCCTCCCATATGTAGGAGGAGAGCAAAAACTTTTAATCTTTTTTCTTCTGATAAAGCTTTTAGAATTCTCTCATATCTTTTCATTTTATCTTCCCATTTGCCTATATTAGCATATGATTTATGGAAAAGCAAGTTAAAAACTGAAATTTTAATTAAAATTTAATATTAAAAGAGATTTTTTAAAGGTGAATTACAAGATTAAAATTTTTTGATTTGAAGGGGGCTGAGGTGTTAGCCCCCTTTATTTTTGCTTATTTTGCGTACTCTTTGAGGTACTCAATACTTGATTTTGCAGCTTCGACATATTCGCTATTAGGATAATTCTTTATAAGCTTTTCATATTCTTCAATTGCTTTTTTGTAATCTTCTGTGAACTCATAGCATAATGCGATTTCGTATTGTGCATCGTCGGCATACTCACTTTTTGGATAGTCCTTTAAGAATTTCCTATAAGCTTCTATAGCTTCTTTGTATTTTCCTTCGTAATACAGATCTCTTGCTTTTTCATATGCTTCTTCATCTGGTGTTTTTGCAGTTTTGGTTTCTTCTGTAGGAGTTGTTGTAGTTTCTTGGACTATAGGAGTTTGAGTTTCAGGAGTAGTAGTTACTTGCTCAGCAGGTTTTTTAGAGGTGCTTACTATTACTCCAATAACAATTATAACAATTACTGCTACAATTATGTAGGGTAGCCATTTACGAATTTTGTTATTCATTTATTTATCCCTCCTTTTGAGTATATTTCTCCTTCTAGAAAGATTTGACGGTTATAGTTGTTATTTTATTCCCAGAATAAGGAAGGATTTTTAATAATTTTATTTTTAATTTTTACTCAAATATTTTTATCCATTCTTTCTCTGCCTCAAGCATTTCATCTACCATCTTTTTAACTTCTCTTAGCTCTAAGATTGCAGATGTTAATGGGTCTAACATAATTGCTTGATAAATTTTATTGGGATCTTTCTCTAATGCCCCTAAAACTGCTAATTCCTGTACGTTAATGTTTGTTCTATTCAAGGCTGCCAGTTGAGGTGGTAAGTCTCCTACAAAGCATGGATGAATTCCTGATTTGTCCACCAAGCAAGGGACTTCGACACAGCAGTCTTTGGGCAAGTTTGTAATGAGATTATCGTTATTTACGTTGCCATTTATTCTACAGGGGTTGTTTGTTTCCATGGAATATATAATAGATGATGCATATTCATGGGATCTTTCAATGATTATAGGTTCCTCTCCTTTAATTTCCTTTTTTATCCTTTCATAGTGGGGTTGCCATCCGTTTTTGCAAATCTCTAAATAATCCCATCTCTCAGGTATAAGTTCTTTTATCCTTTCAGGATTCTTTCTAAAGTATGGAACATACTCGGACATGTGGTGGGTTGATTCGGTGACAAAGTATCCAAAATATTTCATAATTTCAAATCTTACTGCATCTTTTTTATATATTTCAGGGTTTTCCATTGCTTGCCAAAGTCTTGGATAGAGATCTTCACCATTTCTTTTAAACTCTAAAAACCAAGCCATATGGTTTATTCCAGCCACCCAGTAGTAAACTTCCTCATAGGGTACTCCTATGTAACTTGCAAGCTGCATAGCAGTTCCTTGAACGCTATGGCAGAGCCCTACATTTTTTATTTTAGTTGCCTTGTTTAGAGCCCAGCAGTTAATAGCCATTGGATTGCTGTAGTTTATAAAAAGAGCATCTGGACATAATTCTTCCATGTCTCTTGCAATATCAAGAAGTACAGGTATGGTTCTTAGCCCTCTAAAAACTCCTCCTGGCCCAATGGTATCACCTACTGTCTGATCTATTCCATATTTCCTTGGTATTTCCACATCTTTTTCAAACATTTCTAAGCCACCAACTTGTATCATGTTTATCACATAATTGGCACCATCAAGAGCTTCTCTTCGGTCTAATGTGGCTATAACTTTTGCAGGTGAGTTTAATTTTTCTATTATCTTTTTAGTAAGTTCATAGATAAGCTCTAATCTTTCTTTATTTATATCCATCAAGGCTATTTCAGCATCTGACAATTCAGGGTATGAGAGTATGTCCATTATAAGTCTTTTGGCAAATACGACACTTCCAGCGCCGATAAACGCAATTTTAGGCATCTTATAATTTCCCCCTTTCTTTCGTACATTGCATTAGAATTTATTTTAGCATTATTACTAGGTTTGTAAATTTTCAAAACAGTTTTATAATGTAGCTTGTGATATAATTAACTTTAAGGTTTTTGTCAAAAGGAGGAGCTATAAATGAAGATAGCTAACTTAATATCAGGAGATAGATTTTTTATAGGTCTCCTTTTCGAGGATAAAATTCTAAATCTTACAAAGGCTATTTTAATGTACTCTTCTATTTATGATAAAACTCTAAAGCATATGGAAAAGATAGATGATCTTCTTTACATAGATAATCTTTATGAGTATTTAAATAAAGTGCAGGATTTTATTTTAGAACACAATTTAATATATTCTTTGGCCGAAGAGAAATATAAGTTTTTGCCTCCAATTTTGAAACCTCAAAAGATTCTTGCCTTAGGAAGAAACTATGTAGAACATGCTAAGGAGTTAGGGCATAAAGTGCCTAAGGAACCTGTATTTTTTAGCAAAGCTCTCTCCTCTCTTTTGGCTCATGAAGGAAAGATCGTTTATCCTAGCTTTTTGACAAGGGTGGATCCTGAGGTAGAGTTGGGAGTTATTATTAGGAAAAGAGGGAAATATATAAAAGAGGATGAAGCCTTCGATTATGTCTTAGGTTATACAGTGGTAAATGATGTTACGGCAAGGGATATGCAAGCTGAAGATTTCTCTAATACCAATCCATGGTTTAGATCAAAGAGTTTTGATACCTTTTGTCCTGTTGGCCCATTCTTAGTATTAAAAGAGAGTATAAAGGATCCTCATAATTTAAATATAGAGTTAAGAGTTAATGGAGAGGTACGTCAAAAGGATAATACTAAAAATATGTTATTTAAGATACCTCAAATAATCTCCTATATCTCCAAGCATCTCACCTTAGAGGCAGGAGATATTATAGCAACAGGCACGCCTTCTGGAATTGCTCCTATTTATCCAGGAGATGTAGTGGAATGTATTGTAGAAAAGATTGGAGTTTTAAGAAATAAAGTGGTCAAGGAAGATTTATGATGCAATTAATTCATCAAGTTTCTTAATAACTTCCTCTACATGTCCATCAACCTTTACATTCTTCCATTCGTGAAGAATTTCTCCTTCTGGTGAGATAATAAAAGTACTTCTTATAGTGCCTTCTGTTTCTTTGCCATACATTTTCTTCTTTCCCCAAGCCCCATATTCTTTTATTACCTTTGCATCTTTATCTGAGAGCAAAGTTATTTTTAAATTGTACTTATCGGCAAATTTTTTATGGCTTTCTACAGAGTCCTTGCTTATTCCAATTACTACTGCATTCCTTTTTGTAAATTCATCGATCTTTTCAGAGAATCCTACGGCCTCTTTGGTACATCCTGAAGTCATATCTTTAGGATAAAAGTATAATATTACCCATTTTCCTTTGTAATCTGAAAGGGAAATTTCTTTTCCATTCTGATCAGGAAGAGTAAAGTTTGGAGCTTTTTTCTCCAT
Coding sequences:
- a CDS encoding right-handed parallel beta-helix repeat-containing protein, producing MSSISCSKNQPPPPPPPGDTTGNVYYVSLNGNDNNPGTYDQPWRNPGYASRQLKPGDTLIILGGTYILRQYDDDIIKPPSGNPNAWITIKGQENNRPILAGREALATAIDLSGVSYVRIENLEITHDPNAQGEAVYFWDGILIQGSPASHIILKDLYIHHIDGMGMNFQDVEDLQILNCNIEYCGFGAIGGPEGAYGGWKNVRIEKCRLAYSGRYYQGVFDNPENPYDRSDGFGIESSEGLIYIIDTIIAEYNKGDGLDSKAERTLISGCIVANNTCDGVKLWGDGSRIENTLIYGRRYGDPTPAPWAAIVISSVSRSNARFEIVNVTVDDCVGENYLMYFQYPDESDPNTLLPIPVLLRNNIFCGRGPECPIYMGECVTPTIDHNLFYFPNSLWVLQHGENQYTSQDISSLGPGNKYGDPLFENPAILGQVGDYHLRNGSPAIDSGTSEGAPNKDLDKNSRPQGNGYDMGCYER
- a CDS encoding ATP-binding protein, with the protein product MSKTWYPVIDYEKCISCLACVNFCPHGVYDVQDGKPVVVRPEECVDFCKGCLKGACPTGAISFVGDKVKTITDGGEAQ
- a CDS encoding ArsR family transcriptional regulator translates to MKRYERILKALSEEKRLKVFALLLHMGGEYYVCEIADALEEFHYNVSKYLKELKMVDLVEENRIVKEFYIQ
- a CDS encoding tetratricopeptide repeat protein → MNNKIRKWLPYIIVAVIVIIVIGVIVSTSKKPAEQVTTTPETQTPIVQETTTTPTEETKTAKTPDEEAYEKARDLYYEGKYKEAIEAYRKFLKDYPKSEYADDAQYEIALCYEFTEDYKKAIEEYEKLIKNYPNSEYVEAAKSSIEYLKEYAK
- the melA gene encoding alpha-glucosidase/alpha-galactosidase; the protein is MPKIAFIGAGSVVFAKRLIMDILSYPELSDAEIALMDINKERLELIYELTKKIIEKLNSPAKVIATLDRREALDGANYVINMIQVGGLEMFEKDVEIPRKYGIDQTVGDTIGPGGVFRGLRTIPVLLDIARDMEELCPDALFINYSNPMAINCWALNKATKIKNVGLCHSVQGTAMQLASYIGVPYEEVYYWVAGINHMAWFLEFKRNGEDLYPRLWQAMENPEIYKKDAVRFEIMKYFGYFVTESTHHMSEYVPYFRKNPERIKELIPERWDYLEICKNGWQPHYERIKKEIKGEEPIIIERSHEYASSIIYSMETNNPCRINGNVNNDNLITNLPKDCCVEVPCLVDKSGIHPCFVGDLPPQLAALNRTNINVQELAVLGALEKDPNKIYQAIMLDPLTSAILELREVKKMVDEMLEAEKEWIKIFE
- a CDS encoding fumarylacetoacetate hydrolase family protein encodes the protein MKIANLISGDRFFIGLLFEDKILNLTKAILMYSSIYDKTLKHMEKIDDLLYIDNLYEYLNKVQDFILEHNLIYSLAEEKYKFLPPILKPQKILALGRNYVEHAKELGHKVPKEPVFFSKALSSLLAHEGKIVYPSFLTRVDPEVELGVIIRKRGKYIKEDEAFDYVLGYTVVNDVTARDMQAEDFSNTNPWFRSKSFDTFCPVGPFLVLKESIKDPHNLNIELRVNGEVRQKDNTKNMLFKIPQIISYISKHLTLEAGDIIATGTPSGIAPIYPGDVVECIVEKIGVLRNKVVKEDL
- the bcp gene encoding thioredoxin-dependent thiol peroxidase is translated as MEKKAPNFTLPDQNGKEISLSDYKGKWVILYFYPKDMTSGCTKEAVGFSEKIDEFTKRNAVVIGISKDSVESHKKFADKYNLKITLLSDKDAKVIKEYGAWGKKKMYGKETEGTIRSTFIISPEGEILHEWKNVKVDGHVEEVIKKLDELIAS